A DNA window from Bradyrhizobium barranii subsp. barranii contains the following coding sequences:
- a CDS encoding branched-chain amino acid ABC transporter permease — translation MASAIAGRTKVLPILELALLIAASIAPLVLRDYITVYATRVLILCLFALSFDLVWGYAGILSLGQSLFFGTAGYGVALLSRDFGVASIFAVLPAGTLIGFVAALLLAGFLLLGRHPSSVVFVSLGTMTGAYAADRLARGSHYLGGQNGIPSIPPMTIGSHELSEGPGFYYLVLAILVLIYLLSRFLLRSQFGLALAGLRENEQRIAFFGYNVQHLKAIIFAISGAIGGASGSLYAFHEGFVWTNMLGVVMSTQVVLYVLFGGSGTLIGAVIGTAIVEGLSFWLSDNYRDIWPIILGVLLLLVILFRPLGLISLVLGERERVGHFGPSLKEKRNAAP, via the coding sequence ATGGCATCTGCCATCGCAGGGCGAACGAAGGTGCTTCCAATTCTCGAACTGGCATTGCTGATTGCCGCTTCGATCGCACCGCTCGTCCTGCGGGATTACATCACTGTCTATGCAACGCGAGTGCTCATCCTGTGCCTCTTCGCGTTGTCGTTCGACCTGGTGTGGGGCTATGCCGGGATCTTGAGCTTGGGTCAGTCGTTGTTCTTCGGCACGGCCGGCTACGGTGTGGCGCTGCTTTCACGCGATTTCGGGGTCGCATCGATTTTTGCCGTTCTTCCGGCCGGAACCTTGATCGGTTTTGTAGCGGCATTGTTGCTGGCAGGTTTCCTGCTGCTTGGCCGTCACCCCTCCAGTGTGGTCTTCGTTTCGCTTGGTACTATGACCGGAGCTTATGCAGCCGATCGGCTCGCTCGGGGTTCTCATTATCTTGGCGGCCAGAACGGTATCCCTTCGATCCCGCCGATGACAATCGGCTCGCACGAATTGAGCGAGGGACCAGGATTTTACTATCTGGTTCTCGCCATTCTGGTTCTGATCTACCTTCTGTCGCGCTTTTTGCTGCGGTCGCAGTTCGGTCTGGCACTGGCGGGATTGCGAGAGAATGAACAGCGCATCGCCTTCTTCGGCTACAATGTGCAGCATTTGAAGGCCATCATATTCGCAATCAGCGGCGCGATCGGAGGTGCTTCCGGCAGCCTCTATGCGTTTCACGAGGGCTTCGTCTGGACGAACATGCTGGGCGTGGTCATGTCTACCCAGGTCGTGCTCTACGTCTTGTTCGGCGGCTCCGGGACATTGATCGGTGCGGTCATCGGCACCGCGATTGTTGAGGGCCTCAGCTTCTGGCTCTCCGACAATTATCGCGATATCTGGCCGATCATTCTCGGCGTTTTGCTGTTGCTCGTCATTCTGTTCCGCCCCCTCGGCTTGATCAGCCTCGTGCTGGGCGAGCGGGAACGTGTAGGTCATTTCGGCCCGAGCCTGAAGGAGAAGCGCAATGCCGCTCCTTGA
- a CDS encoding branched-chain amino acid ABC transporter permease translates to MDTLLIATFEILSFGAIVVLVVLGLGIIASMMGIFNFAQGEFVLLGAYVTYLMHSVGLPVPLGMLAAPVAVGTLGFVLEKLVVRRFYAAPIVAMLGTYALGLIIREAVRGLTGGLYLSVPEPISGSITIGSLHFAAWRGVIVIITLLVMVASHALLAYTSFGLRVRASLENPQLARASGISTGMIYSVTFAFGAALAGLAGALIVPVFSLFADLGIRFLIQGFVAVMVGGVGSFAGPVAGAGVIGTFSAWLPWLMSPVIADVLVFVLAIIFIKFRPQGLVSGRGVNR, encoded by the coding sequence ATGGATACGCTACTTATCGCGACCTTCGAGATTTTGAGCTTCGGTGCCATTGTTGTGCTGGTCGTGCTCGGTCTCGGGATCATTGCCAGCATGATGGGCATCTTCAACTTCGCCCAAGGCGAGTTCGTCCTGCTCGGCGCTTACGTCACTTATCTCATGCACAGCGTCGGTTTGCCGGTCCCGCTCGGCATGCTTGCCGCGCCCGTCGCGGTCGGCACGCTTGGTTTCGTCCTGGAAAAACTCGTGGTGCGCCGATTCTATGCCGCTCCAATCGTCGCCATGCTTGGCACCTATGCGCTGGGGCTGATCATTCGCGAAGCCGTGCGCGGCCTGACCGGGGGACTGTATCTCTCGGTGCCGGAGCCAATCAGTGGCTCTATCACGATCGGCAGTCTGCATTTCGCCGCCTGGCGCGGCGTCATCGTCATCATCACTTTGCTGGTCATGGTCGCGAGCCATGCTCTGCTCGCCTACACCTCGTTCGGCCTGCGAGTCCGCGCCTCGCTGGAGAACCCACAGCTGGCGCGTGCCTCGGGCATCTCCACGGGCATGATCTACAGCGTCACCTTTGCATTTGGTGCGGCACTCGCGGGTCTCGCCGGCGCGCTGATCGTGCCGGTCTTTTCATTGTTCGCCGATCTCGGCATCCGCTTTCTTATCCAGGGTTTCGTTGCTGTGATGGTCGGTGGCGTCGGGTCCTTCGCCGGCCCAGTCGCTGGCGCCGGCGTCATCGGCACGTTCAGTGCCTGGCTGCCTTGGCTGATGTCACCGGTTATCGCCGACGTTCTGGTGTTCGTGCTTGCCATCATTTTCATCAAGTTCCGGCCGCAAGGCCTTGTTTCGGGAAGAGGGGTCAACCGATGA
- a CDS encoding substrate-binding protein, which translates to MINASRQLSRRRFLGNFAFASAAIAAGPGSWIIRPDWANAAEGPIRLGIATDLTGSLGFAGNTDANVARMLVKEINDSGGLLGRPIELLIEDTASDESVAVGNVRKLIQRDKVDLVIGGISSSMRNAIKDVIISRGKTLYIYPEGYEGKECTPYLFCTGPVPAQNCDQFIPWLIKNGGKRFALPGSNYVWPQTINAYARKVIESSGGEVVFEEYYPLDQIDFSSTVSRIISNKVDVVFNAIVPPGVSPFFKQLYQAGFSKNGGRLGCVYYDENFLEMNQAQEIEGLASSLDYYKVLAAEDPVSARIQSAYDKQFPAKFRFSAGSAATGTYRGLKLWEAAVKEAGTIDRDAVAAALDHAKIAEGPGGPAEMAPGKRHCRMNMYIGVAKGGQYEIVARSAGLVDPKEC; encoded by the coding sequence ATGATCAACGCCAGCCGTCAACTGAGCCGCCGCCGCTTTCTCGGCAATTTCGCCTTCGCCTCCGCCGCCATCGCGGCGGGTCCGGGCAGCTGGATAATTCGCCCGGATTGGGCAAATGCTGCGGAAGGCCCGATCAGGCTTGGCATTGCGACCGATCTTACCGGGTCACTTGGCTTTGCCGGCAACACCGACGCCAATGTCGCTCGCATGCTGGTCAAGGAGATCAACGACTCCGGCGGCTTGTTGGGACGCCCGATCGAACTCCTGATTGAGGATACTGCCTCCGACGAATCCGTCGCCGTGGGAAATGTGCGAAAGCTGATCCAGCGAGACAAGGTCGACTTGGTGATTGGCGGTATCTCGAGCTCGATGCGCAATGCGATCAAGGACGTCATTATCTCTCGCGGCAAGACGCTCTATATCTATCCGGAAGGTTACGAAGGTAAAGAGTGCACGCCCTATCTGTTCTGCACGGGACCGGTACCGGCACAGAATTGTGACCAGTTCATTCCCTGGTTGATCAAAAATGGTGGTAAGCGTTTTGCCCTGCCTGGCTCCAATTATGTTTGGCCGCAAACAATCAACGCCTATGCACGCAAGGTGATCGAGAGCAGCGGTGGCGAAGTCGTCTTTGAAGAATACTACCCGCTCGACCAGATTGACTTTTCCTCCACAGTTAGCCGGATCATATCCAACAAAGTCGACGTGGTTTTCAACGCCATTGTCCCGCCCGGCGTCAGCCCGTTCTTTAAACAGCTCTATCAAGCCGGCTTCTCCAAAAACGGCGGGCGGCTGGGGTGCGTCTATTACGACGAAAATTTCCTGGAAATGAACCAGGCCCAAGAGATTGAAGGGCTCGCGAGCAGCCTCGACTACTACAAGGTGCTTGCGGCGGAGGATCCGGTAAGCGCCAGGATTCAATCGGCCTACGACAAACAATTTCCAGCCAAGTTCCGGTTCTCGGCAGGCAGCGCCGCGACCGGCACCTATCGAGGATTAAAGCTGTGGGAGGCTGCAGTGAAGGAGGCCGGCACAATTGACCGCGACGCGGTAGCCGCCGCCCTCGACCACGCGAAGATTGCGGAAGGGCCGGGCGGGCCTGCCGAAATGGCGCCCGGCAAGCGCCACTGCAGGATGAACATGTACATTGGAGTGGCGAAGGGCGGCCAGTACGAGATTGTCGCGCGTAGCGCCGGCCTGGTCGATCCGAAGGAGTGCTGA
- a CDS encoding helix-turn-helix domain-containing protein: MLDSMVTAPTATLSLPSMHAVPLGNSYGGVREWLGVWIDAHYDILARERRAASRQLRAARGMLNWSVKQLAERSGLSCAVIRRLEEYNDTPPASDDLLQTLWITFAGAGIEFTFPLVGKPGVRPQ; encoded by the coding sequence ATGCTGGACTCGATGGTCACTGCGCCGACAGCGACCTTATCGTTGCCATCGATGCACGCTGTACCGCTCGGCAACAGCTATGGCGGTGTAAGGGAGTGGCTCGGCGTGTGGATCGACGCGCATTACGATATACTCGCAAGGGAGCGGAGAGCCGCATCGAGGCAATTGCGAGCCGCACGGGGGATGCTGAACTGGTCGGTGAAGCAGTTGGCCGAGCGAAGCGGGTTATCGTGCGCCGTCATCAGGCGGCTCGAAGAGTACAATGACACGCCTCCCGCATCCGACGATCTGCTGCAGACTCTGTGGATCACGTTTGCGGGTGCGGGAATTGAATTCACATTTCCGCTGGTCGGCAAGCCAGGTGTTCGGCCACAATGA
- a CDS encoding ABC transporter ATP-binding protein has protein sequence MPLLEAAGISKVFGKLTALDGAALSVGEREFHGLIGPNGSGKSTLMKCLAGALVPTRGKVTFINTDVTSLTPPERARAGMSLKFQITAVLPTLTLYDNILLALQARSSLLDLAFSRSRGRLHEEVMTLLLQFRLADRAFDAAATLSHGQQQWLEIAMALACRPRLLLLDEPTGGMSLEERRVTGELLQPIKQHCSLVIVEHDLDFIRDICDRLTVLDQGKVLASGTVAEIQANRSVQEIYLRRA, from the coding sequence ATGCCGCTCCTTGAAGCCGCCGGCATCTCCAAGGTCTTTGGCAAACTCACCGCGCTGGACGGAGCGGCGCTCAGCGTCGGCGAGAGAGAGTTTCATGGCCTGATCGGGCCGAACGGCTCGGGCAAGAGCACGCTGATGAAGTGTCTTGCAGGTGCGCTAGTGCCGACGCGAGGCAAGGTGACATTCATCAATACTGACGTCACCTCGTTGACGCCGCCAGAGCGTGCGCGAGCGGGCATGAGCCTGAAATTCCAGATCACCGCCGTGCTACCGACCCTCACGCTATACGACAACATCCTGCTCGCGCTGCAGGCCCGGTCCTCACTGCTGGATCTGGCGTTCTCGCGCAGTCGGGGACGACTGCACGAGGAGGTCATGACGTTGCTCCTCCAGTTCCGGCTCGCCGATCGCGCGTTTGATGCTGCGGCGACCCTTTCTCACGGTCAGCAGCAATGGCTGGAGATCGCGATGGCGCTCGCATGCCGGCCGCGCCTTCTGCTCTTGGACGAGCCGACCGGTGGCATGAGCCTTGAGGAGCGCCGCGTCACGGGCGAGTTGCTGCAGCCGATCAAGCAGCATTGCTCGCTTGTCATCGTGGAGCACGACCTGGATTTCATCCGAGACATCTGCGACCGGCTAACCGTGCTCGATCAGGGCAAGGTTCTGGCGTCGGGGACGGTTGCCGAGATCCAGGCCAACAGAAGCGTCCAGGAGATCTATTTGCGCCGTGCCTGA